The segment GGGACTCAACACCAAGCCCAACATGGAGGCGCTAAACAGGCTCAGGTAGGCAAAAAAGCGTACATAGCCCGCATCGTGGGCCATGTAGCCATCGCTGTAGATCATGACCAGCAAGGCTACGCTACAGACGATGACCAGCATCAGGGCCGAGAGGTGATCGATGGTGTAGCCCATCGACAGGCTGAACCCACCGGCGGCCGCCCATTCAAAACTGCGGCTGAAGGCCTCGTGCCCTTGGATCTGGTCCCAGAGCAGGGCAGCCGATAGCACGGCGGAGACCCCCAACAGCGAGATGGTGGCGATCGCGGTGGGCTTGCGCAGGCGATGGACGGGCTGGGCGAACGAAATCAAGCCCGTTCCCACAAGCGTGGCCCCGAGTAATGGAAAAACGGGAATCAGCCAAGCGTACTGGTAGAGCGGTTCCATAAGCGCATGCCTGCTCGCGTATCCCTCGCGTGCCGGTCAGCATCCAGCTTCCGCCGTCCGGCCGCCAAACGCGTAGATAATTGTGACACATCGGTTGCCGGGGTGAGTATTTCCGCTCATCCGGTCTGGGCGGGCATTGCCGCAGCTGCGGCTCGTCCCTTAGGGCAGCGGTTGCGACCGGGGCGCTTCAGGATTGGGGCGAGCCCCCAGCAAACTCGGCTGCCATCCGGGCCACTTCTTGGTAGACGCGGTCCCGGTGTTGCAAGCCTTCCAGGCGGCGGACGGCCCGGCCGCGATGGAACAACACCAGCGTGGGCAGGCAGCTCAGCTTGTAGGCATTGGCCAGCTGCAAGTTTTCGTCTGCATTGACATCGACGATTTTGAGTGCATGGCGCCACTCGGTTTGAATGCTCTCGAGCACCGGCGCGATCGAGCGGCACAAACCGCACCAAGGGGCCCAAAAATGCACCAGCGTCGGTTGCGGTGCTGCCAGAACTTGTTGGGCAAAGGTGTCGCGATCGACCGAAGCGGGCATGGCGTCGCGGCTCGCCGTCGGCTTTGTCCCCGATTTTAGCCTTGCATGGCGCTCGGCGCGCGTCAGGCACCCCCCTACCAAGGCAGTTGAGCGGCCGTTTGCACGAGGGCGGGATGGGCCTGCCAAATGCCCCACACCACAGCCAAGACGACGCCATAAGCCGGCCGCAGGAACTCGCGCCACCGCAGCTGTTGGCGGCCGTCGGCGATCGCGGCGAACGGCACGATTGAAGTCTGGGCTTTGACCGCCCGAAAGGCGTCGCCGTGGCGCTGCTCCCAGCGGCGGTCGCCGTGCCAGACGCCAAACAGGTGGTGCGCGATCAGCCCTAGCGAGGTCACCACCGCAAAGCTCGTTCCGATCCAGAGCGTGTGGGCGATGCACCACAGCGTCTGCCCCACCATTTGCGGGTGGCGCGTGATGCGCGCAACCCCGGTTGCGTAGAAGTGCTCCTGCGGTCGCTGGATGGCCGCCACCTCGGCCAAGTTGAACGTCGCCGGATAAAGAAACAGAAACGAGACGGCCGAGAGCCCCCAAACCAACGGCTCCATGCCCGGGACTTCCTGGAGCTGCCAGAGTTGCGCCCCATCGTAGCGGTGGCGGATGAAATAGGTGATCGCGGCGAGCGCGCCGGGCAGGCTCACGGCGGCAAACACGACGCGATAGAGCCGCGCCCCCAACCAGCGCTCGCCCCGCGGGCGCAGCGCGGCGAGCCCGCTGTGCGCCAGGGCAAACCCCAACAGCAAAGCCAGCATGATGCCGTGGCTGGGAATCCACCAGTCGGGCGCGGGCATGGGGCTCCTCGGGCGCCGCGTTCTTTATGCTAGCCAACCGCGATCGGGCACAAGCGCCCGGGTGTGCTAGGCTC is part of the Cyanobacteria bacterium QS_8_64_29 genome and harbors:
- a CDS encoding thiol reductase thioredoxin — protein: MPASVDRDTFAQQVLAAPQPTLVHFWAPWCGLCRSIAPVLESIQTEWRHALKIVDVNADENLQLANAYKLSCLPTLVLFHRGRAVRRLEGLQHRDRVYQEVARMAAEFAGGSPQS